One Nocardioides aromaticivorans genomic window carries:
- a CDS encoding DsbA family protein, which yields MASDNSKATARAQKAAAERAAQAKREARRRILTIGGVVLAMVIIIGGSVAFSLVKKNESDKKLEDAASGRSDYGVTIGPDDAPNKVVIYEDFLCPYCGELEKRTRDDLAELAADDKVQVEYRPFDLLSQLGDYPIRAASAFSVVLEKSGPEVAKKFHDLLYENQPSEKDPGAVTNDDLVDLAVEAGAKEADVADAIRNVSNEDWVTEATAEAQKAGVSSTPTILLNGKVFDDGRTVDDLAENLIAALD from the coding sequence ATGGCGTCCGACAACTCGAAGGCCACCGCACGCGCGCAGAAGGCGGCTGCGGAGCGGGCCGCGCAGGCGAAGCGGGAGGCCCGGCGCCGGATCCTCACCATCGGTGGCGTCGTGCTCGCGATGGTCATCATCATCGGCGGCTCGGTCGCCTTCAGCCTGGTGAAGAAGAACGAGAGCGACAAGAAGCTCGAGGACGCCGCCAGCGGCCGCAGCGACTACGGCGTGACGATCGGCCCGGACGACGCGCCCAACAAGGTGGTCATCTACGAGGACTTCCTCTGCCCCTACTGCGGTGAGCTGGAGAAGCGCACGCGCGACGACCTCGCCGAGCTGGCCGCGGACGACAAGGTCCAGGTGGAGTACCGGCCCTTCGACCTGCTCAGCCAGCTCGGTGACTACCCGATCCGGGCCGCGAGCGCCTTCTCCGTGGTGCTCGAGAAGTCCGGCCCGGAGGTGGCCAAGAAGTTCCACGACCTGCTCTACGAGAACCAGCCCTCCGAGAAGGACCCGGGCGCCGTGACCAACGACGACCTGGTCGACCTCGCCGTGGAGGCGGGGGCGAAGGAGGCCGACGTCGCGGACGCGATCCGCAACGTCAGCAACGAGGACTGGGTGACCGAGGCGACCGCCGAGGCGCAGAAGGCCGGCGTCTCCAGCACTCCGACGATCCTTCTCAACGGCAAGGTGTTCGACGACGGACGCACGGTCGACGACCTCGCGGAGAACCTGATCGCGGCCCTCGACTGA
- a CDS encoding adenosine deaminase → MLSSFIAGLPKAELHVHHVGSASPRIVSELAERHPGTVPSDPALLKDFFAFRDFAHFIDVYLAVVDLVRTPEDVRYLTYEIGRELAEGQAVRYAELTCTPYTSVLPDDPDRGMPIEAYTEAIEDARVAAERDFGLVLRWIYDIPGESGLPAADATLRFALDHAPEGLVAFGLGGPEIGVPRGQFVPHFAAARAAGLHSVPHAGETTGPETIWTSLRDLGAERIGHGTSAAADPALLAYLAENRIPLEVCPSSNVATRAVASLAEHPLPVFVEAGVVVTINSDDPPMFGTTLNREYEIAADLLGLDEAGVAELARAGVGASFAPDDVRARLVGEIDGYVGAGV, encoded by the coding sequence GTGCTGAGTTCCTTCATCGCCGGCCTGCCCAAGGCCGAGCTCCATGTCCACCACGTCGGCTCGGCCTCGCCGCGCATCGTCTCCGAGCTCGCCGAGCGCCACCCGGGCACGGTTCCCTCGGACCCCGCCCTGCTGAAGGACTTCTTCGCGTTCCGCGACTTCGCCCACTTCATCGACGTCTACCTCGCGGTCGTCGACCTGGTCCGCACCCCGGAGGACGTGCGCTACCTGACCTACGAGATCGGCCGCGAGCTCGCCGAGGGCCAGGCCGTCCGGTACGCCGAGCTCACCTGCACGCCGTACACGTCGGTCCTGCCCGACGACCCGGACCGGGGCATGCCGATCGAGGCCTACACGGAGGCGATCGAGGACGCCCGGGTCGCGGCCGAGCGCGACTTCGGCCTGGTGCTGCGCTGGATCTACGACATCCCGGGGGAGTCGGGCCTCCCGGCAGCCGACGCGACGCTGCGCTTCGCGCTCGACCACGCGCCCGAGGGGCTGGTCGCCTTCGGCCTCGGCGGTCCCGAGATCGGCGTGCCGCGCGGGCAGTTCGTCCCGCACTTCGCCGCGGCCCGCGCGGCCGGCCTGCACTCGGTCCCGCACGCCGGCGAGACGACCGGGCCCGAGACCATCTGGACCTCGCTGCGCGACCTCGGCGCCGAGCGGATCGGTCACGGCACGTCGGCGGCCGCGGACCCCGCGCTGCTGGCCTACCTCGCCGAGAACCGAATCCCCCTGGAGGTCTGCCCGTCGTCCAATGTCGCCACCCGTGCCGTGGCCTCGCTCGCCGAGCACCCGCTGCCGGTGTTCGTGGAGGCCGGCGTCGTGGTGACGATCAACTCCGACGACCCGCCGATGTTCGGGACCACCCTCAACCGGGAGTACGAGATCGCGGCCGACCTCCTCGGCCTCGACGAGGCCGGCGTGGCCGAGCTCGCCCGGGCCGGGGTCGGTGCGTCCTTCGCTCCCGACGACGTGAGGGCCCGGCTGGTCGGCGAGATCGACGGGTACGTCGGGGCGGGGGTCTGA
- a CDS encoding acyl-CoA dehydrogenase family protein, with protein sequence MPQSPFELFSIDSLLSEEEIAIRDTVRSFVEAKARPHLADWYESASIPARDLARELGGLGLLGMHLEGYGCAGTSATAYGLACLELEAADSGVRSLVSVQGSLAMYAIWKWGSDEQKEEWLPRMAAGEAIGCFGLTEPDFGSNPAGMRTRAVRDGDGWVLTGNKMWITNGSVADVAVVWAQTDEGIRGFVVPTDTPGFSAPEIKKKMSLRASVTSELVLDSVRLPGSAVFPEVRGLRGPLSCLSEARFGIVFGALGAARDCLEVAISYAREREIFDKPLASYQLTQAKLADMSLELGKGMLLALHLGRLKDAGRLHPDQVSLGKLNNVREAIAIARECRTILGAAGITLEYPIMRHANNLESVLTYEGTSEVHQLVIGRALTGEAAFR encoded by the coding sequence GTGCCGCAGTCACCCTTCGAGCTCTTCAGCATCGACTCCCTCCTGTCGGAGGAGGAGATCGCGATCCGCGACACCGTGCGGTCCTTCGTCGAGGCGAAGGCGCGCCCGCACCTCGCCGACTGGTACGAGTCGGCGTCGATCCCCGCCCGCGACCTGGCCCGTGAGCTCGGCGGGCTGGGCCTGCTCGGCATGCACCTCGAGGGCTACGGCTGCGCCGGCACCAGCGCCACCGCCTACGGCCTGGCCTGCCTCGAACTCGAGGCCGCCGACTCCGGCGTGCGCTCGCTGGTCTCGGTCCAGGGCTCGCTCGCGATGTACGCGATCTGGAAGTGGGGGTCCGACGAGCAGAAGGAGGAGTGGCTGCCGCGGATGGCCGCCGGCGAGGCGATCGGCTGCTTCGGCCTGACCGAGCCCGACTTCGGCTCCAACCCCGCCGGGATGCGCACCCGCGCGGTTCGCGACGGCGACGGGTGGGTGCTGACCGGCAACAAGATGTGGATCACCAACGGCTCGGTCGCCGACGTCGCCGTCGTGTGGGCGCAGACCGACGAGGGCATCCGGGGGTTCGTCGTGCCGACCGACACGCCGGGCTTCAGCGCGCCCGAGATCAAGAAGAAGATGTCGCTGCGCGCGTCGGTGACCTCCGAGCTGGTCCTGGACTCGGTCCGCCTGCCCGGCTCGGCGGTGTTCCCGGAGGTGCGTGGCCTGCGCGGCCCGCTCTCCTGCCTGAGCGAGGCCCGCTTCGGCATCGTGTTCGGGGCGCTCGGTGCCGCCCGCGACTGCCTCGAGGTGGCGATCTCCTACGCACGCGAGCGGGAGATCTTCGACAAGCCGCTGGCGTCGTACCAGCTCACGCAGGCGAAGCTGGCCGACATGAGCCTCGAGCTCGGCAAGGGCATGCTGCTGGCCCTGCACCTGGGCCGGCTCAAGGACGCCGGCAGGCTGCACCCCGACCAGGTCAGCCTCGGCAAGCTCAACAACGTCCGCGAGGCCATCGCGATCGCTCGCGAGTGCCGCACCATCCTCGGCGCCGCGGGCATCACGCTGGAGTACCCGATCATGCGCCACGCCAACAACCTCGAGTCCGTGCTGACCTACGAGGGCACCAGCGAGGTGCACCAGCTCGTCATCGGCCGGGCCCTGACGGGGGAGGCCGCCTTCCGCTGA
- a CDS encoding DUF4396 domain-containing protein, whose product MNPRNAIAASATLHCLTGCAIGEIAGLMIGTAVGLSSGQTIVLAVGLAFVFGYLLSSLPLVGAGMSFGRALRLVLAADTISIIVMEVVDNAVMAAIPGAMEAGLVDPVFWIGMIIALSAAFVAAFPVNRYLIDRGKGHALHHAHHGGHDGHDGADHASHEGHAPHGTEHHG is encoded by the coding sequence ATGAACCCACGCAACGCCATCGCAGCCAGCGCGACCCTGCACTGCCTGACCGGCTGCGCCATTGGTGAGATCGCCGGACTGATGATCGGTACGGCGGTCGGGCTGTCCAGCGGGCAGACGATCGTCCTGGCGGTGGGGCTGGCCTTCGTGTTCGGCTACCTGCTGTCGTCGCTGCCGCTGGTCGGCGCGGGCATGTCCTTCGGGCGGGCGCTGCGGCTCGTCCTGGCGGCCGACACGATCTCGATCATCGTGATGGAGGTCGTCGACAACGCGGTGATGGCCGCGATCCCCGGCGCGATGGAGGCGGGCCTGGTCGACCCGGTGTTCTGGATCGGCATGATCATCGCCCTCTCGGCGGCGTTCGTCGCGGCCTTCCCCGTCAACCGGTACCTCATCGACCGCGGCAAGGGGCACGCCCTGCACCACGCCCACCACGGTGGCCACGACGGCCACGACGGCGCTGACCACGCCTCGCACGAGGGTCACGCGCCCCACGGAACGGAGCACCACGGATGA
- a CDS encoding NAD-dependent malic enzyme yields the protein MRLHTTVDHGVVGEVATAIAGAGGMVTAIDVAESSSNRLTVDVTCSAADAEHAAELQTAVAAVEGVEVHKVSDRTFLIHLGGKIEVASKVPLKTRDDMSLAYTPGVGRVSMAIHENPDDVRRLTIKGNTVAVVTDGSAVLGLGNIGPGAALPVMEGKAALFKRFGEIDAWPICLDTQDTDEIVRAVELIAPGFGGINLEDIAAPRCFEIEARLRESLDIPVFHDDQHGTAIVVLAALTNALRVVKKEIGTARVVVSGAGAAGTAIVKLLLAAGVQDVVVVDRNGALVAGDAGLSAAHRELASLTNKDGRSGGLQDVLVGADVFIGVSAPGILKPEWISTMADDPVVFALANPDPEVDPAQAAKYAAVVASGRSDFPNQINNVLAFPGVFRGLLDARAHEVTVEMCLRAADAIAHVVRDDELNASFIMPSVFHPEVHHAVAAAIAHKPE from the coding sequence ATGCGCCTCCACACGACCGTCGACCACGGCGTCGTGGGCGAGGTCGCGACCGCCATCGCGGGAGCGGGCGGCATGGTGACGGCGATCGACGTCGCGGAGTCGAGCAGCAACCGGCTCACGGTCGACGTCACCTGCTCGGCGGCGGACGCGGAGCACGCGGCCGAGCTGCAGACCGCGGTCGCCGCGGTCGAGGGCGTGGAAGTGCACAAGGTCTCCGACCGGACCTTCCTGATCCACCTCGGCGGCAAGATCGAGGTGGCCTCGAAGGTCCCGCTGAAGACGCGTGACGACATGTCGCTCGCCTACACGCCGGGCGTGGGGCGGGTCTCGATGGCGATCCACGAGAACCCCGACGACGTGCGGCGCCTGACGATCAAGGGCAACACGGTCGCCGTCGTGACCGACGGCTCGGCGGTCCTGGGCCTCGGCAACATCGGCCCCGGCGCGGCGCTGCCGGTGATGGAGGGCAAGGCGGCGCTGTTCAAGCGCTTCGGCGAGATCGATGCGTGGCCGATCTGCCTCGACACCCAGGACACCGACGAGATCGTGCGCGCGGTCGAGCTGATCGCGCCCGGCTTCGGCGGCATCAACCTCGAGGACATCGCCGCGCCGCGCTGCTTCGAGATCGAGGCCCGCCTGCGCGAGAGCCTCGACATCCCGGTCTTCCACGACGACCAGCACGGTACGGCGATCGTGGTGCTCGCCGCGCTCACCAACGCGCTGCGCGTGGTGAAGAAGGAGATCGGGACCGCCCGGGTCGTGGTCTCGGGCGCGGGCGCCGCCGGTACGGCGATCGTCAAGCTGCTGCTGGCCGCCGGCGTGCAGGACGTCGTGGTCGTCGACCGCAACGGCGCGCTGGTCGCCGGTGACGCCGGCCTGTCGGCCGCCCACCGGGAGCTCGCCTCGCTGACCAACAAGGACGGTCGCAGCGGCGGCCTGCAGGACGTCCTCGTCGGCGCCGACGTCTTCATCGGCGTCAGCGCGCCCGGCATCCTCAAGCCCGAGTGGATCTCGACCATGGCGGACGACCCGGTCGTGTTCGCGCTGGCGAACCCCGATCCCGAGGTCGACCCCGCGCAGGCTGCCAAGTACGCCGCCGTCGTCGCCTCGGGCCGCTCGGACTTCCCCAACCAGATCAACAACGTGCTCGCGTTCCCCGGCGTCTTCCGTGGCCTGCTCGACGCCCGCGCGCACGAGGTCACCGTCGAGATGTGCCTGCGGGCCGCCGACGCGATCGCCCACGTGGTGCGCGACGACGAGCTCAACGCGAGCTTCATCATGCCGTCGGTGTTCCACCCCGAGGTGCACCACGCGGTGGCCGCCGCCATCGCCCACAAGCCGGAGTGA
- a CDS encoding aminopeptidase P family protein gives MTEDTPQSTPSAPAEQLKTEQHDPAVPEAYAAFMRTGWDDRPTEVERHPLADLSVDRRRRLAEAFPGERLVLPGGGYKVRAYDTDYRFRPDTAHTWLCGNQTSDAVLVVEPDGSSVLYARPRAGRESDEFFRDRQYGALWAGKRPSADELSAALGIEVRHVDELPGALGSGTKTRVHRGVSPVVDGLVAADEGRDTELARVLSELRLVKDDWEVGQLQAAIDATTLGFEDSVREWDRVLEHGERWLEGTFFRRARAMGNDIGYDSIVANGSHATTLHWIENSGAVVPGDLILLDMGVENPNLYTADITRTLPVSGTFTTLQRDLYTLVLQAQDAAIAALRPGAKFLAGHDAAMVVLANGLADLGLLPVPVEEALSPDSKVYARWTLHGVSHMLGMDVHDCGHAAPEAYRDADLVEGMVLTVEPGLYFQADDLLVPEELRGTGIRIEDDVVVTADGVANLSAALPRTPDAIEEWMGALRG, from the coding sequence GTGACCGAGGACACCCCCCAGAGCACCCCTTCCGCGCCGGCCGAGCAGCTCAAGACCGAGCAGCACGACCCGGCGGTCCCCGAGGCCTACGCCGCCTTCATGCGCACCGGCTGGGACGACCGGCCGACCGAGGTCGAGCGCCACCCGCTGGCCGACCTGTCCGTCGACCGCAGGCGCCGTCTCGCCGAGGCCTTCCCGGGCGAGCGTCTCGTGCTGCCGGGCGGCGGCTACAAGGTGCGTGCCTACGACACCGACTACCGCTTCCGCCCCGACACCGCCCACACCTGGCTGTGCGGCAACCAGACCTCCGACGCGGTGCTGGTCGTCGAGCCGGACGGCTCGTCCGTCCTCTACGCGCGCCCGCGCGCGGGGCGCGAGAGCGACGAGTTCTTCCGTGACCGGCAGTACGGCGCCCTGTGGGCCGGCAAGCGCCCGTCGGCCGACGAGCTGTCGGCCGCCCTCGGCATCGAGGTGCGCCACGTCGACGAGCTCCCCGGCGCCCTGGGCAGCGGCACGAAGACCCGCGTCCACCGCGGCGTCTCTCCCGTGGTCGACGGCCTGGTCGCCGCCGACGAGGGACGCGACACCGAGCTCGCGCGGGTCCTCTCGGAGCTCCGCCTGGTCAAGGACGACTGGGAGGTCGGGCAGCTGCAGGCGGCGATCGACGCCACGACGCTCGGCTTCGAGGACAGTGTCCGCGAGTGGGACCGGGTCCTCGAGCACGGTGAGCGCTGGCTCGAGGGCACCTTCTTCCGCAGGGCGCGGGCGATGGGCAACGACATCGGCTACGACTCGATCGTCGCCAACGGCTCCCACGCGACGACCCTGCACTGGATCGAGAACTCCGGCGCCGTCGTACCGGGCGACCTGATCCTGCTCGACATGGGCGTCGAGAACCCCAACCTCTACACGGCCGACATCACCCGGACGCTGCCGGTGAGCGGCACGTTCACCACCCTCCAGCGCGACCTCTACACCCTGGTGCTGCAGGCACAGGACGCCGCGATCGCGGCGCTGCGCCCGGGCGCGAAGTTCCTCGCCGGTCACGATGCGGCGATGGTCGTGCTCGCCAACGGGCTCGCCGACCTCGGCCTGCTGCCCGTGCCCGTCGAGGAGGCCCTGTCGCCCGACTCGAAGGTCTACGCCCGCTGGACCCTCCACGGCGTCAGCCACATGCTCGGCATGGACGTGCACGACTGCGGCCACGCGGCGCCCGAGGCCTACCGCGACGCGGACCTGGTCGAGGGGATGGTGCTCACCGTCGAGCCGGGCCTCTACTTCCAGGCCGACGACCTGCTCGTCCCCGAGGAGCTGCGCGGCACCGGCATCCGGATCGAGGACGACGTGGTCGTCACCGCCGACGGGGTCGCGAACCTCTCCGCCGCTCTCCCCCGCACGCCGGACGCCATCGAGGAGTGGATGGGCGCGCTGCGCGGGTGA
- a CDS encoding PrsW family intramembrane metalloprotease, which yields MSMGPRNSVAFTVVVTVAVTVGALLTLMVLALSGAPGTTLLATALAALPVGPVLAAYLWLDRYEPEPRILLVAGLAWGAFVATMAAIVIQGVGGLFVTFTDTASLALAAPVVEEASKGLFLLLLLWWRRAEVDGILDGIVYAGMVGVGFAFTENILYLAAAWNGTDGMGPGGFGAVTGTFVLRCLFSPFAHPLFTAFTGIGIGIAVGSRSRSVRVLAPVGGYLAAVLAHGLWNGSSVYGFGGFVVVYAVIMLPAFIGVVALAWWARETEAHVLRMALTDAAGRGLLPATDIGWVVDLRARREARRHARRDGGPAAERAMRDYQQAAIELGFLHHRLLRGTAPRDWQARGQDFLGRIQAARPRIAFPGQVVPQR from the coding sequence ATGTCAATGGGCCCTCGCAACAGTGTTGCCTTCACGGTCGTCGTGACCGTGGCGGTCACTGTCGGGGCCCTGCTGACCCTGATGGTCCTCGCCCTCTCCGGAGCGCCCGGCACGACCCTGCTCGCCACCGCCCTCGCCGCACTGCCGGTCGGCCCGGTGCTGGCGGCGTACCTCTGGCTCGACCGGTACGAGCCCGAGCCGCGGATCCTGCTCGTCGCGGGCCTGGCGTGGGGCGCCTTCGTGGCCACCATGGCGGCCATCGTCATCCAGGGTGTCGGCGGTCTGTTCGTCACCTTCACCGACACCGCGTCCCTCGCCCTCGCGGCGCCGGTGGTCGAGGAGGCCAGCAAGGGCCTCTTCCTGCTCCTGCTGCTGTGGTGGCGGCGCGCCGAGGTCGACGGGATCCTCGACGGGATCGTCTACGCCGGGATGGTCGGCGTCGGCTTCGCCTTCACCGAGAACATCCTCTACCTGGCGGCGGCCTGGAACGGCACCGACGGGATGGGCCCGGGCGGCTTCGGGGCGGTCACCGGGACCTTCGTGCTGCGCTGCCTGTTCAGCCCGTTCGCGCACCCGCTCTTCACCGCCTTCACCGGCATCGGGATCGGCATCGCCGTGGGCTCGCGCAGCCGGTCGGTCCGTGTGCTGGCCCCGGTCGGCGGGTACCTCGCCGCCGTGCTCGCCCACGGCCTCTGGAACGGCTCCTCGGTCTACGGCTTCGGCGGCTTCGTGGTCGTCTACGCGGTGATCATGCTCCCGGCCTTCATCGGCGTGGTCGCCCTGGCCTGGTGGGCGAGGGAGACCGAGGCGCACGTGCTGCGCATGGCGCTCACCGACGCCGCCGGGCGCGGACTGCTCCCCGCGACCGACATCGGATGGGTGGTGGACCTGCGGGCCCGCCGCGAGGCCCGCCGACACGCACGCCGCGACGGCGGCCCGGCCGCCGAGCGCGCGATGCGCGACTACCAGCAGGCGGCCATCGAGCTCGGCTTCCTGCACCACCGCCTGCTGCGCGGCACCGCACCGCGTGACTGGCAGGCGCGTGGCCAGGACTTTCTCGGTCGCATCCAGGCGGCTCGGCCTCGGATCGCGTTCCCCGGACAGGTGGTACCCCAGCGATGA
- a CDS encoding GTPase domain-containing protein, producing MTPGHQAPTGADLPGVGPDDGRMLTEVVRLHGALKAAPLPLDLPGVSALRIGRDHVIEQLEDYVIPRLTEIEAPMLVVVGGSTGAGKSTLVNTLVGHKVTTPGLLRPTTKSPVLVHHPDDARWFGADRLLPELARVQQATDDQSAIQLVASPQVPRGLAILDAPDVDSVDERNRELAAQLLAAADLWLFVTSAARYSDQVPWDHLKVAVDRNTAVALVLSRTPADDVATVSVHLARMMAARGLKDSPLFAVAQGVVSDEGLLPTSYAAEIRGWLEALAADAAARREVVNQTVAGAVRTVTRKAFPIADAAGLQVAAVGDLLAAADKVYDDAQAGLVAAGSDGTLLRGDLLARWQEFVGSGELVRSLEAKVGFVRERLVNAIKGKPQQAERVAVSIEMAVEALVVDHAERAAEKAAGEWRAEEYGAALLASTDDDLTRAGRGLRNRATQEVRGWLDELQEFVRHEAGDARHSARFLALGVRGLSVALAVVALAGDEPQGQAAESVRLGRSLLDTILGAGAAGRVVDQARGTLARRLTTLMGAERARYLAPAAQWELKPDAADQLRQAARRVDDLRFAAAKKGTGGHL from the coding sequence ATGACCCCCGGACACCAGGCACCGACAGGTGCCGACCTCCCCGGCGTGGGCCCCGACGACGGCCGCATGCTGACCGAGGTCGTGCGCCTGCACGGCGCGCTCAAGGCCGCGCCCCTGCCCCTCGACCTCCCCGGCGTGAGCGCGCTGCGCATCGGCCGCGACCACGTCATCGAGCAGCTCGAGGACTACGTCATCCCGCGGCTCACCGAGATCGAGGCGCCGATGCTCGTCGTCGTCGGCGGCTCGACCGGCGCCGGCAAGTCGACGCTGGTCAACACCCTCGTCGGCCACAAGGTCACCACGCCCGGCCTGCTGCGGCCGACCACCAAGTCGCCCGTCCTGGTGCACCACCCCGACGACGCCCGCTGGTTCGGCGCCGACCGCCTCCTGCCGGAGCTGGCCCGGGTGCAGCAGGCGACCGACGACCAGTCCGCGATCCAGCTCGTCGCGAGCCCGCAGGTGCCGCGCGGCCTGGCGATCCTCGACGCGCCCGACGTCGACTCCGTCGACGAGCGCAACCGTGAGCTCGCCGCCCAGCTGCTCGCCGCCGCCGACCTCTGGCTCTTCGTCACCTCGGCGGCCCGCTACTCCGACCAGGTGCCGTGGGACCACCTCAAGGTCGCGGTCGACCGCAACACCGCGGTCGCGCTCGTCCTGAGCCGCACCCCGGCCGACGACGTCGCGACCGTGTCCGTGCACCTCGCCCGGATGATGGCCGCGCGCGGCCTCAAGGACAGCCCGCTGTTCGCGGTGGCGCAGGGCGTCGTCAGCGACGAGGGGCTCCTGCCGACGTCGTACGCGGCGGAGATCCGGGGCTGGCTCGAGGCGCTCGCCGCCGACGCCGCCGCCCGGCGCGAGGTCGTCAACCAGACGGTCGCCGGCGCGGTGCGCACGGTCACCCGCAAGGCGTTCCCGATCGCCGACGCCGCCGGCCTCCAGGTCGCCGCCGTCGGCGACCTGCTCGCCGCCGCCGACAAGGTCTACGACGACGCGCAGGCCGGGCTCGTCGCGGCCGGCTCGGACGGCACCCTCCTGCGCGGCGACCTGCTCGCCCGCTGGCAGGAGTTCGTGGGCAGCGGCGAACTGGTGCGCTCCCTGGAGGCCAAGGTCGGCTTCGTGCGCGAGCGGCTCGTCAACGCGATCAAGGGCAAGCCCCAGCAGGCCGAGCGCGTCGCGGTCTCGATCGAGATGGCCGTCGAGGCACTCGTCGTCGACCACGCCGAGCGGGCCGCCGAGAAGGCTGCGGGGGAGTGGCGTGCCGAGGAGTACGGCGCCGCGCTGCTCGCCTCGACCGACGACGACCTGACCCGCGCCGGCCGCGGCCTGCGCAACCGGGCGACGCAGGAGGTGCGCGGCTGGCTCGACGAGCTCCAGGAGTTCGTCCGTCACGAGGCCGGCGACGCGCGGCACAGCGCCCGCTTCCTCGCCCTCGGCGTGCGGGGACTCTCCGTCGCGCTGGCGGTCGTCGCCCTCGCCGGTGACGAGCCGCAGGGCCAGGCCGCCGAGTCGGTCCGGCTGGGCCGCTCGCTGCTGGACACGATCCTCGGTGCGGGCGCGGCGGGCCGGGTGGTCGACCAGGCCCGCGGCACGCTCGCGCGCCGGCTGACGACCCTGATGGGTGCCGAGCGGGCCCGCTACCTCGCGCCCGCGGCGCAGTGGGAGCTGAAGCCCGATGCGGCCGACCAGCTGCGCCAGGCGGCGCGGCGCGTGGACGACCTGCGGTTCGCCGCGGCGAAGAAGGGAACGGGTGGACACCTGTGA
- a CDS encoding GTPase, whose protein sequence is MTDGLETEATGLGDLATRGTPIGERVDGLGDAVLAARGRVPDELLDEVAAAADRATGRLKLSARHTVVAIAGATGSGKSSTYNALTGLELSSVGIRRPTTSWATAVVWGSQGAEELLDWIGIPPRHQTMRDSMLDTRREDSSFDGVVLLDLPDHDSTEVSHHLEVDRLIAVADLMVWILDPQKYADAAVHDRYFKPMATHQGVMLVALNHIDTVPPERRQTMVDDVRRLLAEDGLPDVQVLGISAKEGIGMAELRAEIQRRVQDKRSTTARVEADIAAAAGRLEAAAGSAPVRELPAKRFDELEEAVADAAGVSAVVDGIERTLGSRARGAVTWPPLLLLGRGGGDGEGIDADPRIAPLDRASVDTAVRGLADEAGDGVGEGWAPHVRAAATGHLAEVGDRLDRELGKVDLGVRLPFWLNLVRLLHWLLLLAAVGGLGWWGYAAVRGTTDDLQQVAGFPLPAVVGVAGLVLGIVLAIVGRSLVGGLARGRAESADERLRAVVHEVVDADVVQPVNREVAAYASFRRGIAAARP, encoded by the coding sequence GTGACGGATGGTCTCGAGACGGAGGCGACCGGACTGGGCGACCTCGCCACGCGCGGCACGCCCATCGGTGAGCGGGTCGACGGCCTCGGCGACGCCGTGCTGGCGGCGCGGGGCCGGGTGCCCGACGAGCTGCTCGACGAGGTCGCGGCCGCCGCGGACCGGGCCACCGGCCGGCTGAAGCTGTCCGCCCGCCACACCGTGGTCGCGATCGCGGGCGCGACGGGGTCGGGCAAGTCGTCGACGTACAACGCGCTCACCGGCCTCGAGCTGTCGTCGGTGGGCATCCGCCGCCCGACGACCTCGTGGGCGACGGCCGTCGTCTGGGGGAGCCAGGGCGCCGAGGAGCTCCTCGACTGGATCGGCATCCCGCCGCGCCACCAGACCATGCGGGACTCGATGCTCGACACCCGGCGCGAGGACAGCTCGTTCGACGGCGTCGTCCTGCTGGACCTGCCCGACCACGACTCGACCGAGGTCTCCCACCACCTCGAGGTCGACCGGCTCATCGCCGTCGCCGACCTCATGGTGTGGATCCTGGACCCGCAGAAGTACGCCGACGCCGCCGTGCACGACCGCTACTTCAAGCCGATGGCGACCCACCAGGGCGTCATGCTGGTGGCGCTCAACCACATCGACACGGTGCCGCCGGAGCGACGCCAGACCATGGTCGACGACGTCCGCCGCCTGCTCGCCGAGGACGGCCTGCCGGACGTGCAGGTGCTCGGCATCTCGGCCAAGGAGGGCATCGGCATGGCCGAGCTCCGCGCCGAGATCCAGCGCCGGGTTCAGGACAAGCGCAGCACGACCGCCCGGGTCGAGGCCGACATCGCCGCGGCCGCCGGTCGCCTCGAGGCGGCCGCCGGCTCCGCCCCGGTGCGGGAGCTGCCCGCGAAGCGCTTCGATGAGCTCGAGGAGGCGGTGGCCGACGCGGCCGGCGTCTCGGCGGTCGTCGACGGCATCGAGCGAACCCTCGGCAGCCGGGCCCGCGGCGCGGTGACCTGGCCGCCGCTGCTGCTCCTCGGCCGCGGCGGCGGTGACGGCGAGGGGATCGACGCCGATCCGCGGATCGCCCCGCTCGACCGGGCGAGCGTCGACACCGCCGTCCGCGGGCTCGCCGACGAGGCCGGTGACGGCGTGGGCGAGGGCTGGGCCCCGCACGTGCGCGCCGCCGCGACCGGGCACCTGGCCGAGGTGGGCGACCGCCTCGACCGCGAGCTCGGCAAGGTCGACCTCGGCGTCCGGCTCCCGTTCTGGCTCAACCTGGTCCGGCTGCTGCACTGGCTCCTGCTGCTGGCCGCCGTCGGCGGCCTCGGCTGGTGGGGCTACGCCGCCGTCCGCGGTACGACGGACGACCTCCAGCAGGTCGCCGGGTTCCCGCTGCCGGCGGTCGTCGGCGTCGCCGGCCTCGTGCTCGGGATCGTGCTCGCGATCGTCGGGCGCAGCCTGGTCGGCGGCCTGGCCCGCGGGCGTGCCGAGTCCGCCGACGAGCGGCTCCGCGCCGTGGTGCACGAGGTCGTCGATGCCGATGTGGTGCAGCCGGTGAACCGCGAGGTCGCCGCCTACGCGAGCTTCCGCCGCGGGATCGCGGCCGCGCGTCCCTAG